A window of the Zeugodacus cucurbitae isolate PBARC_wt_2022May chromosome 4, idZeuCucr1.2, whole genome shotgun sequence genome harbors these coding sequences:
- the LOC105220880 gene encoding polycomb group RING finger protein 3, producing the protein MERRVKLKTINPHITCKICGGYFIDATTVTECLHTFCKSCLVKHLEEKKTCPTCDMVIHQSHPLQYISFDRTMQDIVYKLVPNLQEDEMRRERDFYKSRNIPCPKDMPQNHDDDEKMLEAHAESDFHRLDEQVNVSLECMSNNFKNLQRRFIRCSSQATITHLKKLVAKKILNGIDKYREIDILCNEELLGKDHTLKFVYVTRWRFRDPPLRLQFRPRVDLV; encoded by the exons ATGGAACGTCGTGTTAAGCTCAAGACTATAAATCCGCACATAACGTGCAAGATCTGCGGAGGTTACTTTATAGATGCCACAACTGTCACCGAGTGTCTACATACAT TTTGTAAAAGTTGCTTGGTAAAACATTTGGAAGAAAAGAAAACCTGCCCCACTTGCGACATGGTCATCCATCAATCGCATCCACTGCAGTACATCAGCTTTGATCGTACCATGCAGGATATCGTTTATAAGCTGGTGCCCAATCTACAAGAAG ATGAAATGCGTCGAGAACGTGATTTTTATAAGAGCCGAAACATTCCCTGCCCCAAAGATATGCCGCAAAATCATGATGACGATGAGAAAATGCTTGAAGCGCATGCAGAATCTGATTTCCATCGTCTGGACGAGCAGGTGAACGTAAGCCTCGAATGTAtgagcaataattttaaaaatttgcagCGACGTTTTATACGCTGCAGCTCACAGGCCACTATAACgcatttgaaaaaattagttgccaagaaaattttaaatggcatTGATAAATATCGAGAg ATCGACATACTGTGCAATGAAGAATTATTGGGCAAAGATCATACGCTAAAGTTTGTGTATGTGACGCGCTGGCGTTTTAGAGATCCACCGCTGCGCTTACAGTTTCGACCGCGAGTCGATCTGGTGTGA
- the LOC105220878 gene encoding splicing factor 3B subunit 6 translates to MNKRNNIRLPPEVNRLLYVRNLPYKITSDEMYDIFGKFGAIRQIRVGNTPETRGTAFVVYEDIFDAKNACDHLSGFNVCNRYLVVLYYQSNKAFKRLDVDKKQEELNNIKSKYNLKTPEAP, encoded by the exons ATGAATAAACGCAATAAT ATTCGTTTACCCCCAGAAGTTAATCGTCTGCTATACGTACGCAATTTACCTTACAAAATTACATCGGATGAAATGTATgacatttttggaaaatttggtGCCATTCGACAAATTAGAGT TGGTAACACTCCTGAGACGAGAGGAACGGCCTTTGTTGTCTACGAAGATATTTTTGACGCCAAGAACGCCTGTGACCATTTATCTGGATTTAACGTCTGTAATCGCTATCTTGTTGTCTTGTATTACCAATCGAATAAGGCCTTTAAACGACTCGATGTGGATAAAAAGCAAGAAGAACTCAATAatataaaatcgaaatataatCTAAAGACACCAGAGGCGCCTTAA
- the LOC105220881 gene encoding dihydropteridine reductase, giving the protein MLGRVLVYGGKGALGSACVSHFKSNNYWVGSIDLSVNEEADASIVLPRDLSWEEQEAEVLTKVGDALNGEKLDAVICVAGGWAGGNASKDLAKNADLMWRQSVWTSSISATVASKYLKDGGLLTLTGAQPALQGTAGMIGYGMAKAAVHQLTRSLAGKNSGLPTDAIAVAILPVTLDTPMNRKWMPKADFGTWTPLAEVAGLFHKWTQGQERPNSGALVQLITKDGVTQLAEAN; this is encoded by the exons ATGCTTGGTCGAGTACTGGTCTACGGCGGTAAAGGCGCATTGGGCTCTGCCTGTGTTTCACACTTCAAATCCAACAATTAC tGGGTGGGAAGTATTGATCTGAGCGTGAATGAGGAAGCGGATGCAAGTATCGTATTACCGCGTGACCTAAGTTGGGAGGAACAAGAAGCTGAAGTGCTAACAAAAGTGGGTGACGCTTTAAATGGTGAAAAATTGGATGCTGTAATTTGTGTGGCAGGTGGTTGGGCGGGTGGTAATGCCTCCAAGG ATTTGGCTAAAAATGCTGATTTAATGTGGCGCCAAAGCGTTTGGACATCAAGTATTTCGGCTACTGTAGCATCCAAATACCTAAAAGATGGTGGCTTATTAACACTTACTGGCGCTCAACCAGCTCTGCAAGGCACAGCCGGCATGATTGGTTATGGCATGGCCAAGGCAGCTGTTCATCAGCTAACACGTTCATTGGCTGGCAAGAATTCTGGTTTACCCACTGACGCCATCGCAGTTGCAATACTGCCAGTTACTTTGGATACGCCAATGAATCGCAAATGGATGCCAAAAGCAGATTTCGGTACATGGACACCACTAGCAGAAGTTGCCGG ACTTTTCCATAAATGGACACAAGGCCAGGAGCGACCAAACTCTGGTGCCTTAGTACAGCTGATAACTAAGGATGGTGTTACACAATTGGCGGAAGCTAACTGA